The genome window GCGCCTCCTTTCGTAACCAAGAGTCCCCTATACAGCTTACAGGCAGCGCTTTGTTGACACCCAAAGGAGGCTACCAATTTAATGCTCAATTACTCAGCCGGGATCCTGCTTTACGTCAACAACTGTCAGGTTTGCTAGGAGGCTCCCCTGAAGATCAGCGTTTTACGGTTCGTGAAAGGGGCAACCTATAAATGATCAAAGGCCAACAGCGGCCTTTGATCATGATAGGTTTATCAGACTTTAAAGCGGCCTAATGATTGGTCTTGTTGCTCAGTCATTGATTTCATCGATTCACTATGACGGGCTTGGACAGCAACACCTTCGGACACTTGTTGGCATATTTCTCGGATATTAAGCGTATTGCGATTAATTTCTTCCGATGTGCAACTTTGCTGTTCAGCGGCCGTTGCAATTTGCACCGTCATATTACCAATCTGTCCAATACTATCGCGGATCGCTTGTAGCGCCTCACCGGCATCATTAGCAATTTTTCGGGTTTCTGCCGCGCGCTGATGACTGCCTTTAATTGTCGTTTGAGCATTGCGTACGCCCGACTGCAACTGCTGAATCATGTTGCTGATTTGCTCAGTTGACTCTTGAGTTCGAGACGCTAATGCTCTCACCTCATCGGCAACTACAGCAAAGCCACGCCCCATATCTCCTGCCCGAGCGGCTTCTATCGCCGCATTCAGTGCTAGCAGATTGGTTTGCTCTGCAATACCGGTAATAACTGTCAGAATAGATTCAATATTGTCACTGTAACCGCTCAAGTCGCTAATCGTACCAACAATCTGATCCATATCAGCGGCCATGGCATCAATCGCTTGGGTTGTATTGCCAACAATAGAAACCCCTTTTTCGGTCGCTCTGTCAGCACATTCAGCGGCATCGGCGGCCTGCTGGGCACTGTTAGCCACTTCTTGGGCCGTAGAAGACATCTCATTCATTGCTGTAGCCAGTTGTTCCAGCTCAAACAACTGATTAGACAAACCTTTTTCGGACTCCGAAGCCGACGCCGCTATTTGTCCCGACTTTTCCCTTACAGCCGATGATGTGCGCTTAATTTGCTCTATTAACGTTTGCAAATATGCAATGAATTGATTGAACTCACCAGACACGGACGCAAACTCGTCTTTACTGGTTATGGCTAAGCGCTTGGTAAGATCACCCTCACCTTGGTTTATTTCCACCAAAGAGCCATTTAAGTAACCCAAAGGCTTAAGTAAACGGGTAACTACCCAGTAAATAATAAGTGAGCAAGCCAACGCACTAATAATGGTTGAAATAACGGCTAGCCATCCTAAATGGCGCGATTCGGCCATAACCAGCGACTTATTTAATACCACCCCAATAAACCATTCCTTACTGGACAAGCCGGTGAGCGGCTCAAAAAGGGTGTAGACATCAACACCATCAACCGTTGATTCTTGCATCGTCGACGTAAAGTTAGGCCGTTGCCCTTCAAACAATTGATCAACCGGTTTTGCGTTTAATTCAGTATTGGGATGGGAAATAATAGTCCCGTCTGCACTCATCAAGAACGCATAACCTTTCCCATGAAAGTTAAGTGTATTTACAGCATCCGATACAACTTTCAAACTTAAATCACCACCGAATGAACCACGCGAGCGACCATTATCGGTCAACTTAGTGACAGCCGAAATGATGATCTCTTTGGTAGATATATCGACGTATGGGTCAGTTAAAACAGTTTGTGAATGTGACTGAGCTAAGGCATACCAAGGGCGCTGACGCGCATCCTTATCCGAGGACCAGCTTTTATCGTTGGAAATCCACGTGCCATCTGATGCCTTACCAGCAAAAACCATCAGAAACTCTTCCGACAGTTTTGGCACCAAAAACAATGACTGTACTCGCTCTTCGCTGTACTCGACATCAATAATGTCCCGTAGGGAGTCTATCAATGCCATTTTTCCATTAAGCCAGTTTGTCACTTGTGCTGACAACGCTTTAGAAGCTTCTTGGGTGCTTATTTCAGCTTGCTGGTAGAGCGTGTTTCGAACACTAATAAACTGTACAATAGAAAATATAGAAAAGGCCACGATGACAATAACTGTCGACAGCAGCGCGACTCGATGCGATACCTTCATAAAGCAATTACCTCAAATGAATGTGCTGCGCTAAATGCGCTCGTTAGCATCAATCATCGGCATGAAGGCTCAATGCTTTAGTATTAAAAATACTATTCTAAGGTGGCTGCAGCCTCTCAACGCAAACCTAGCCTAGGGTTAGGTTCTCTGCAGATATGCTGTTAATTGTTGGGGCACCGGCCAAGGCCATAGTGACCTCTAACTCTTCACGAATAATACGTAACATATGTGCTACCCCCAATGCGCCCGCCACCGATAGGGCATACAGCTGAGGGCGGCCTAACATAACAGCGTTAGCACCCAAGGCCATCGCTTTAAATACATCCGTGCCACGTTCAATAGCGCCATCCAGTAATAACGGGTACTCTGAGCCCACCACCTCTCGAATACGGGGTAACATCTCAATAGCTGAAGGTACACAATCCAGGGTACGACCACCGTGGTTAGAAACAATCACACCCGCTATTCCCATCTGTTTAGCCCGCAAAGCATCGGCAGGACTTAAGATCCCCTTAAGAATAATTGGCATTTTGGTTTGAGTTAATAACCACGCGATATCATCCCAAGTTGGGACTTCAGACATCATGCCTTGAAAAACGATACTCTGTGACGGCTCTAAAACTCGACTTGGTAACGGTGGCCGATCACGCAAATTAACAGCTTCAACCCCTTCTGGTAACTCAAAGCCAGCACGCTGTGCTCGATTCCGAATCCCGTGTAGTGGCGCATCAACCGTAACCACTAATTTGGTAAAGCCCGCTGCTTGGGCACGCTCAACTAACTGTAAGGTAAACTCTCGGCTTTGCTGAACGTAAAGTTGAAACCACTTGGGGCCTGTCAATTCTTGTGCAATAGCCTCTAGCGGCTGCGATGCCAATGTGCTCACAGTCATCGCGGTTTCTAATACGCTGCATGCCTGCGCCGTAGCTATTTCACCGGCGGGATGCACGAGTTGGTGAAATGCAACAGGGGCTAGCATGATGGGATGACGAAATGTCTCTCCCATCAATGTAAAACTTGTGGAGCCTTGAGTACAGTCTGTTAGCACTTGGGGCATAATCAAAATGTTATCCAGAGCGTCCCGGTTACGACGCAAGGTCACCTCATCCGCCCCTCCTCCGACAATGTATTCGTAAATATCAGCGGCAATAAACGACTTAGCATGCTTCGCATAATCGCTCACGCTGACTAAATGAGAGGGGATTTCAGATAAAGCGGCCTGAGGTATATGCTTCATGAGAGACTCTTAAATTGTGGAATCAAATGGGGCCAAGCGAATATTAGGTATCTATCCACTGCTGTATAAGGTTTTGATAAATACCCGATAGGCGTATTACGTCAGCATGGTCATGACCATGTTGGCTGGTTAGTGATTGGACACTCGTATCCAAATCAAATAACACATCACGCTGCTCGTGATTACGAACCATACTTTGCAACCAGAAAAAAGAGCTCACTCGCTGCCCTTTGATGATCGGTTCGACACGATGTAAGCTAGTTGACGGATATAGGATCATGTCACCCGCCGATAATTTAACTTGATGTGAGCCAAATTTATCTTGAATGGTCAGTTCGCCCCCTTCATATTCGTCTGGATCACTTAAAAACAGAGTAGCTGATAGATCCGTACGAACACGTACAGCGGTCCCCGGCACTACCCGTATTGCATTATCCACATGCAAACCGTAGGTTTCACCGACACTGTAACGATTGAATAACGGCGGATAAATTTTCTGAGGTAAAGCGGCAGAAATAAAGGTGCTATGACGCGCTAACGCATCAAGTACCACATCCCCTAATTGCTGACATAAGGCTGAGTCTTGAGACAACTGCTGATTACGCTTAACAGAGGAAGCCTGTGCACCTGCAGTTTCGGCTCCATCAACCCATTCTGCATCGTCCAAATAACCGCGTATTTGACTGACCTGCTCACGGGTAAAGACTTGATGAATAGGAATGATCATAGCGCTCTTTTAAACCCAATCGGTTAATACATTGACTGATAAAATAACAAGAAAGGAGGGCACAAGCCCCCCTTTATTCGTTCTATTACGATTAGAACTTATATTTCAAAGATACTTTAGCAGAACGACCGTCACCGATGTAAACGATACTGCCGCCACGGTAAACCGCTGTGTAGTACTCTTCATCAGTTAAGTTTTGCACGTTAGCCGTTACCGATAAGCTACGAGAGAAATCGTACGTAGCAAACATGTCGTAAACTGTATAGCTTGGTAACTTGATCGAATCGCTGGCTGCGCCATCAGGCTGGCCACCCGACATTTCGCTTGAGTATGTCACAGTACCACCGAAGGCGAACTGTGGCGTTGCTTGATAACGAAGCTGAAGGTTTGCACTCTTATCAGCGAAGTTTGGCTTATCGTAACCAATGTAATTAGGATACGTAACACCACCACGGCCTGATAGAGCCTGTGTTCCATCATAATATGAATCTAGGATTTCAGAGCTCATGATCGCCATACCAAACTGACCGCTCAGTTTTGGCGTGATGTTACCCGACAACCCTAACTCAACACCACGCACACGGTTCTCACCTGTGTTACCCGAACCGGCTGTATCGTAATCAGCCCCTTCAAGAACGTTATCTTTTGTGGTTTGGAAAAGTGCAGCTGTTAATAGCAGACGCTCATCCATCAAGTTCCACTTGGTGCCCACTTCTAAATTAACGGATTCCTCAGGTTTAACATTCTTATAGGCATCTGAGTCGGCATTACACAAACCGCCATAGCCACAGTTTGTGCCGGCATCTGCTTCACCACCGTTGATATTTGACGACGTGCTCCAAGATGCATAAACGTTACCGTTTTCCCATGGTGAGAAAACAAGACCTAAATGACCGTTAAGCAAACCATCGTCATAGTTGTAATTTTCATCTGCTGAGTAAGAATGCAGTTTGTAGTCAAAGCGGTCATAACGCACTCCACCAAACACTTCTAACCAGTCATTAACGGTCACTGTATCCATAAGGTATACAGAGACAGTTGTTAAATCTAGATCAGAAGAGGCACTGTTTTTGGTTACAGTACCCGTCCAGAAGTCATTATCGATATTGTATGGATCATCAACAGCACCTGTTGCCGTGGTATCAACTGTGTAATTACCTGACCTTACGCTTTCTTTACCATACTCAACACCGGCAACAATCGTATTTCGCATGCCAGCGATATCTTTATCAATTACGAAGTTCGTTTGGTTGCCTACGTAATCATTATCCTGCCAACCAGTGAAGTTACGCAGACCAGTTGGACGGTTATCACTGACACCTGAATAGGTCGTTACTACATATTCATTTTTGGTATTACCCCAACGAGTTTTGTTTTCCAAACGAATATCGTCGGAAATATCGTAATTTACCGTTACAGTAAATACATCCGCTTCGCCACGCTGGAAGTCTGATCCGTTTTGTACAGCTGGATCGTACTTATTGACGCCACCCGTTGTACGGTTAATGGCATAACCCGTATCTGTTTTATCATCTGCCTTAAAGTGATAATAATCTGCAGATACTTTTAGATCTTCAGTTGCTTGATGTACAACAGAAGCCAAGATACCTTGGCGTTGCTCTCCGGCAGGCGCACGATCTGGTGTATCGGAATCAGTATATAACATGTTCAAACGAACCGCTGTATCGCTGCTCAATACTTGGTTCGTATCTAATGTCACTCGCTTATATTTATCGGTTCCCAAACCGGCTTCAACCGTTGTGAACGTATCATCCATATTAGCTTTTTTAGTCACAGTGTTGACAGAACCACCTGTTGAACCACGACCAGCAAAGGTAGAATTTGGACCTTTAGAAATTTCTATTTGCTCTAACGCAAATGTTTCACGCGTGATCAAACCTGGTTCGCGCAGACCATCAGTGAAGATATCGCTACGAGCTTCATAACCACGGATAATGTAGCGGTCACCAAACGAGTTACCGCCTTCACCTGTACCTAACGTGATACCCGGCTGTGCGCTTAGCAAGTCTTTAAGTTCTGTCTTACCTGACTCTGCAATCGCCTCTTTAGTCATTACCGTCATGGTATGAGGCGTATCAGCTATGTCACGAGTCTGGCGCGAGTCAGATAGCTTTTTTGCTTTATAAGGCGCATCAGGCTCAGCGTACGGGTTTCCGTCTGCTGCGATCCCTTGTTCTTCAACCATTAATTTGTCGAGAGTTACTTCTTCTGCATAAACACCCTGAGTGGCTAATGCAGCAGAAATAGCGAAAGCAAGCGTTCCAGCCTTTGAAACAGGAGATTTTTCAGCAAACTCCGAGCGTAACGAAAACGCTGTTTCCATTTTTTGATGAGACATGTTTTACCTTTCCTTCCATAAGTCATAATGCAAAGGGTTGTCATAAGTAGATAATTGAGACGCAATAACGTTTAGATACGTATTTACACCCTAAAAATCCAGCACGCTTAATCCCAACCCAAAACCTGAGAGCTGTTCAGGGACGACAGTTTATTTCTTGATTTTTTACTTCGAGTTATTAACGAAGATCTTTCAGGT of Neptunomonas phycophila contains these proteins:
- a CDS encoding methyl-accepting chemotaxis protein — encoded protein: MKVSHRVALLSTVIVIVAFSIFSIVQFISVRNTLYQQAEISTQEASKALSAQVTNWLNGKMALIDSLRDIIDVEYSEERVQSLFLVPKLSEEFLMVFAGKASDGTWISNDKSWSSDKDARQRPWYALAQSHSQTVLTDPYVDISTKEIIISAVTKLTDNGRSRGSFGGDLSLKVVSDAVNTLNFHGKGYAFLMSADGTIISHPNTELNAKPVDQLFEGQRPNFTSTMQESTVDGVDVYTLFEPLTGLSSKEWFIGVVLNKSLVMAESRHLGWLAVISTIISALACSLIIYWVVTRLLKPLGYLNGSLVEINQGEGDLTKRLAITSKDEFASVSGEFNQFIAYLQTLIEQIKRTSSAVREKSGQIAASASESEKGLSNQLFELEQLATAMNEMSSTAQEVANSAQQAADAAECADRATEKGVSIVGNTTQAIDAMAADMDQIVGTISDLSGYSDNIESILTVITGIAEQTNLLALNAAIEAARAGDMGRGFAVVADEVRALASRTQESTEQISNMIQQLQSGVRNAQTTIKGSHQRAAETRKIANDAGEALQAIRDSIGQIGNMTVQIATAAEQQSCTSEEINRNTLNIREICQQVSEGVAVQARHSESMKSMTEQQDQSLGRFKV
- a CDS encoding alpha-hydroxy acid oxidase is translated as MKHIPQAALSEIPSHLVSVSDYAKHAKSFIAADIYEYIVGGGADEVTLRRNRDALDNILIMPQVLTDCTQGSTSFTLMGETFRHPIMLAPVAFHQLVHPAGEIATAQACSVLETAMTVSTLASQPLEAIAQELTGPKWFQLYVQQSREFTLQLVERAQAAGFTKLVVTVDAPLHGIRNRAQRAGFELPEGVEAVNLRDRPPLPSRVLEPSQSIVFQGMMSEVPTWDDIAWLLTQTKMPIILKGILSPADALRAKQMGIAGVIVSNHGGRTLDCVPSAIEMLPRIREVVGSEYPLLLDGAIERGTDVFKAMALGANAVMLGRPQLYALSVAGALGVAHMLRIIREELEVTMALAGAPTINSISAENLTLG
- a CDS encoding Fe2+-dependent dioxygenase encodes the protein MIIPIHQVFTREQVSQIRGYLDDAEWVDGAETAGAQASSVKRNQQLSQDSALCQQLGDVVLDALARHSTFISAALPQKIYPPLFNRYSVGETYGLHVDNAIRVVPGTAVRVRTDLSATLFLSDPDEYEGGELTIQDKFGSHQVKLSAGDMILYPSTSLHRVEPIIKGQRVSSFFWLQSMVRNHEQRDVLFDLDTSVQSLTSQHGHDHADVIRLSGIYQNLIQQWIDT
- a CDS encoding TonB-dependent receptor, translated to MSHQKMETAFSLRSEFAEKSPVSKAGTLAFAISAALATQGVYAEEVTLDKLMVEEQGIAADGNPYAEPDAPYKAKKLSDSRQTRDIADTPHTMTVMTKEAIAESGKTELKDLLSAQPGITLGTGEGGNSFGDRYIIRGYEARSDIFTDGLREPGLITRETFALEQIEISKGPNSTFAGRGSTGGSVNTVTKKANMDDTFTTVEAGLGTDKYKRVTLDTNQVLSSDTAVRLNMLYTDSDTPDRAPAGEQRQGILASVVHQATEDLKVSADYYHFKADDKTDTGYAINRTTGGVNKYDPAVQNGSDFQRGEADVFTVTVNYDISDDIRLENKTRWGNTKNEYVVTTYSGVSDNRPTGLRNFTGWQDNDYVGNQTNFVIDKDIAGMRNTIVAGVEYGKESVRSGNYTVDTTATGAVDDPYNIDNDFWTGTVTKNSASSDLDLTTVSVYLMDTVTVNDWLEVFGGVRYDRFDYKLHSYSADENYNYDDGLLNGHLGLVFSPWENGNVYASWSTSSNINGGEADAGTNCGYGGLCNADSDAYKNVKPEESVNLEVGTKWNLMDERLLLTAALFQTTKDNVLEGADYDTAGSGNTGENRVRGVELGLSGNITPKLSGQFGMAIMSSEILDSYYDGTQALSGRGGVTYPNYIGYDKPNFADKSANLQLRYQATPQFAFGGTVTYSSEMSGGQPDGAASDSIKLPSYTVYDMFATYDFSRSLSVTANVQNLTDEEYYTAVYRGGSIVYIGDGRSAKVSLKYKF